A window of Castanea sativa cultivar Marrone di Chiusa Pesio chromosome 1, ASM4071231v1 contains these coding sequences:
- the LOC142626804 gene encoding pseudo histidine-containing phosphotransfer protein 5-like, giving the protein MESDLLRQQISNMRQSLFVEEILEYQFLQLEQLQDNENPNFLQEIMTLYFRESPKTIAIIDQAFIGANKVTKEINQALECFKGGDIQGCKAAVQRLKQEHNILRNRLESYFQLLRQAKIC; this is encoded by the exons ATGGAGAGTGATCTCTTGCGCCAACAGATTTCCAACATGAGGCAGTCCCTCTTTGTTGAg GAAATTCTTGAGTACCAATTTCTTCAATTGGAGCAACTGCAGGACAACGAAAACCCCAACTTTCTTCAGGAAATTATGACCTTGTATTTCAGAGAGTCACCAAAGACGATAGCTATCATAGATCAAGCATT CATTGGTGCTAATAAGGTGACTAAAGAAATCAACCAAGCATTGGAATGTTTCAAAGGAGGTGACATCCAAGG ATGCAAGGCTGCAGTTCAGAGATTGAAGCAAGAGCATAACATCCTAAGGAATAGACTTGAATCTTATTTTcag CTACTGCGACAAGCTAAGATTTGCTGA